In a single window of the Corvus hawaiiensis isolate bCorHaw1 chromosome 19, bCorHaw1.pri.cur, whole genome shotgun sequence genome:
- the CDR2L gene encoding cerebellar degeneration-related protein 2-like gives MLSADRMEEFQSEEEEPWYDQQDLEQDLHLAAELGKTLLERNKELEDSLQQMYATNEEQVQEIEYLTKQLEMLRQMNEQHAKVYEQLDLTARDLELANQKLVLESKTSQQKIHCLTETIEGLQNQVEELQKQVEEMRSLEQLRIRREKRERRRTIHTFPCLKELCSSPRYEDAFQVHSSSTEFNQKPLERENERLQAMVNSLRSQVNQEKQRKERVEREYTSVIQEYSDLEQRVCEMENCKLRIKELEAELLELQQMKQVKKYLLSREDNLSEALLEPLNNAPEADYIDLSEEEGGKSHGTSMTPSPNHPVRKSCSDTALNAIVTKDAVSRHEGNYTLHANNVRKRGMSILREVDEQYHALLEKYEELLSKCRQHKDSVRHTGVQTSRPISRDSSFRDFRGEGHELEERKTMEKTISKHVDAVDKRLEQSQPEYKALFKEIFSRIQKTKADINATKVKNKSSK, from the exons ACTTGCActtggctgcagagctggggaagacACTGCTGGAGCGAAACAAAGAGCTGGAGGACTCCCTGCAGCAGATGTATGCCACCAACGAGGAGCAAGTGCAGGAGATCGAG TACCTGACCAAGCAACTGGAGATGCTGCGGCAAATGAACGAACAGCATGCAAAAGTCTACGAGCAGCTGGACCTGACAGCACGGGACCTGGAGCTGGCTAACCAGAAGCTCGTGCTGGAAAGCAAGACATCCCAACAGAAGATCCACTG cttGACAGAAACGATCGAGGGGCTGCAGAACCaggtggaggagctgcagaagcaggTGGAAGAAATGcggagcttggagcagctccGCATCCGGCGGGAGAAGAGGGAGCGGCGCCGAACCATCCACACCTTCCCCTGCCTTAAggagctgtgctccagccccag GTATGAGGATGCATTCCAAGTCCACAGCTCTTCCACAGAATTCAACCAGAAGCCGCTGGAGAGGGAGAACGAGCGTCTCCAAGCCATGGTGAACTCGCTGAGATCCCAGGTGAACCAGGAGAAGCAGCGGAAGGAGAGGGTGGAACGCGAGTACACCTCGGTTATCCAGGAGTACTCGGACCTGGAGCAGCGGGTGTGCGAGATGGAGAACTGCAAACTGCGCATcaaggagctggaggcagagctcctggagctgcagcagatgaAACAAGTCAAGAAATACCTGCTCAGCAGAGAGGACAACCTGTCCGAAGCCCTCCTCGAGCCGCTGAACAACGCCCCGGAAGCAGATTACATCGACCTGTccgaggaggagggagggaaaagccaCGGGACATCCATGACCCCTTCCCCAAACCACCCCGTGCGGAAAAGCTGCAGCGACACGGCCCTGAACGCCATCGTGACCAAGGACGCCGTGAGCCGGCACGAGGGCAATTACACCCTGCACGCCAACAACGTGCGCAAGCGGGGCATGTCCATCCTGCGCGAGGTGGACGAGCAGTACCATGCCCTGCTGGAGAAGTACGAGGAGCTGCTCAGCAAGTGCCGGCAGCACAAGGACAGCGTGCGCCACACGGGCGTCCAGACCTCCCGGCCCATCTCCCGCGACAGCTCCTTCAGGGACTTCCGAGGAGAGGGGCACGAGCTGGAAGAGCGGAAAACCATGGAGAAGACCATCAGCAAACACGTGGACGCCGTGGACAAGcggctggagcagagccagcccgAGTACAAGGCTCTTTTTAAGGAGATCTTCTCCCGCATCCAGAAAACGAAAGCGGACATCAATGCCACAAAGGTGAAAAACAAGAGCAGCAAATGA